In Lolium rigidum isolate FL_2022 chromosome 3, APGP_CSIRO_Lrig_0.1, whole genome shotgun sequence, the genomic window GCCTAGTGGTGGTCGGTGGGTCCTCTATGCCTCTCACTCCCAGTGGCTCACGGCGGTGGCCTACTTCGTTGTTGGGGGCAGCGACGGACGACTCGTCGATGGGTCTATGGTCGGCAGCCTCCTCTTACGCTGATGAGGTCGACCGcaggcggcggcgtgggggctggccGATATGCCTAATAAAGGTGGTTGTTCTAGGGTTGTTCTTTTGCGAAGATGGTGACCTTCCTGAGACCGATCCTTCTTCATCTggccggagtgatgagtttcggaaggctccgccgatgcaccttatgcctggagtttgctggatcgggtggtattcgatcATGCACACCCATGTTttcattccgaccgtttggtttggctctagagggagcggcgcgaagctcgatGACATTCTagtccatggtgaaatcagaggcggaggattagcaatggaggttcaagtctctatGATCTAtgatgttgaggggcttgcttggtgttctggatttcgcggcagtatgcaagtgggggcggcaacgaAGATGAAGTTTAAAGTCTtatcttttagggtgaaaatccaaggtctagggttgtgcctggcaatgaccttgttgaaggcattgttttgagagtttcAGGATGAAAACATAAGATCTCTTGATTAGGCGATGACGGCGCGTGgagtgttcccttcttggaggcatcgattTTGTAGAGTCTAGAGTTCAtgtgttgtcctggtggtggatatattgttgttgctagagCTGGAATACCACAGCAGGActagttttccttttctttttttgcctgtgtgcatccgtactactatTAGGGTAGCGTTGTTAGGCTGAGTGTCTCTCGATATTACTATATTCCTTTTATTGAGAAAAAATTATATATAGTCCCGTTTCCCCCCGGAAAAAAACATGGAAGAGATCTGTCACCACATGAGTAGTTCTGACAGGCACTTCCATATATACATCTATATTTCTACATTCCTTCCATCTCCTCGTGTGCCTTTAAGACATATGAACTATCTTTGATTTATTCAAAGACGTGTAGTGTAAAGGTTGTAAGCTCCCTCTTTTCTGAGAGAGAATTGCAATCACGTGTTGCCTAGTGGTTGCCGTCTAAATCAGGCAATTGATTCCATCACTACAAAAAAAGATGTTGAAACTTCAACATCGATCTTGACATAATTTCCAATATCTAATAGGAAGGAAATTGGACCTAGTGTTGCACTTTCTCATTCGATTGCTCTCGTAGATGGTGACGTATATCTTACTCGCGACTTGGTAAACATAATTAGTAGTAAATCCTATTTACATATACCTCTTTATACATCAGAAAAAGTATGATGCATATATAGTAGTTGGCCAAGCTCCAGACATGTCTCCGATGGAGCGCACGTTGTTCCTCCTACATGCCATCCCCTTCCTCGTTCTTCTTCACCTTGCAGCTTCCACAACCAGCAACGACCAATTCGTCTTCAATGGATTCGCTGGTGTTAACCTCACCCTCGATGGCAACGCCATGATCACACCAGACGGGCTCCTGGAGCTCACCAACGATACCGTCAATCTTGGCCACGCCTTTTACCCAACTCCACTGAACTTGCAAAAGTTGCCTAACGGCACCGTGCAATCCTTCTCGCTCAGCTTCGTGTTCGCCATCCTCTCCGTCCACAACGGCATAAGTGCCGATGGCATGGCCTTCTTCATTGCTCCGACAAAGAACCTCTCCAACACATGGGCGCAGTACATGGGACTCCTCAACAGCGGCAACAACGGCAACGAGAGCAACCACATGTTCGCGGTGGAGCTGGACACCACCCAGAATCAGGAGTTTCAAGACATCGACAACAACCACGTGGGCATCAACTTCAACAGCCTCAGCTCTTTGCAAGCCTACCCCGCTGGGTACTACGATGACAAGGCTGCTGGATCCTTCAACAACTTGACTCTTATCAGTGGCAAGGCGATGCAGGTATGGGCTGACTATGATGGGGAATCCACACAGATCAATGTGTTCTTGGCTCCCATGGGATGGACTAAACCAGTGAGGCCACTGCTTGCATCTTCCTACAACCTCTCCACAATTCTGAGAGACCCATCATACATCGGTTTCTCAGCCACAACCGGTGCAATCAGCACAATACACTGTGTTCTCGGCTGGAGCTTTGCCATTGATGGCCCTGCTCCAGCTATTGACATAGCTAAGCTCCCAAAGCTGCCACGGATTGGTCCAAAGCCTCGCTCCAAGGTGTTGGAGATCACCCTGCCGATAGCCTCGGCCACATTCGTCCTTGCAGTAGGAGTTGTTATCATTGTATTTGTCCGCAAGAGATTCAGGTATAGAGAGCTGCGCGAAGATTGGGAGATTGATTTCGGGCCGCACCGGTTCTCCTTCAAGGACTTGTTCCATGCAACGGAAGGGTTCAGGGAAAAGAATCTGCTTGGTGTGGGCGGGTTTGGCAAGGTGTACAAAGGTATGCTCCCAAAGTCCAAACTGGAAGTAGCGGTGAAGAGAGTGTCTCACGAGTCGAGGCAAGGGATGAAGGAGTTCATCGCTGAGGTTGTCAGCATTGGCCGCCTCAGACACCGCAACCTTGTGCCTCTGCTTGGGTACTGCCGAAGAAAAGGTGAACTTCTTTTGGTCTATGACTACATGTCGAATGGTAGCCTCAATCAGTATCTGTATTGTGAAGATGGTCGGGCATCACTGAACTGGGAGCAGAGGCTCCATATTATCAAGGGCATCGCATTTGGCTTGGTCTACCTTCACGAGGAGTGGGAGAAAGTCGTCATACACCGAGACGTTAAGCCAAGCAACGTGCTTCTAGATAGTGAAATGAACGGAAGGCTAGGCGACTTTGGTCTTTCAAGGTTGTACGACCATGGCACTGACCCACAGACCACACATATGGTTGGAACCATGGGGTACCTGGCTCCCGAGCTGGTACGCACCGGCAAGGCGTCCGCTCTTACAGACGTTTTCGCGTTTGGCGTATTTCTTCTCGAGATCGCTTCTGGGCAGAGACCTATCAAGCAAAATCCATTTGGGAACCAACATACTTTGGTCGATTGGGTTATAGAACGCTGACATAATGGATCTCTCGTGGACACCCTGGATCCGAGACTCCAGGGTCAATACAACATCGATGAGGCATGTTTGGTGCTAAAGCTAGGTCTTCTCTGCTCCCACCCTTTTACCAGTGCAAGACCCACAATGCGGCAAGTCATGCAGTACCTCCAGGGTCATACACCGCTACCACAGCTAACAGCAGCACATTTCGGCTTCACTATGCAAGCTCTGGCGCAGAACAAAGGGTTGGAGTCCCCGAGTATGCCGTATCCTCAGCTATCGACCAGTTTTGCCACATTCTCTGGCCTCTCCGGAGGAAGATAGCTCATTATTTGGGATGGTATCTACACTTGGGATCTTATAGTCCCACTATAATCAGGACTGTCATGTACTCCCCCGAAATTCCCAATAAATGCTTTTGTAAATGGTATTCAGGTTTAACACATGATAAGATAGCAGAGTGTAACATAATGGACAATATTTCTGCAAACCTGGCCCAGGTCCACTGCAGAGTTCAAGCTCTTCCCGCAATCATAGATAATATCACTCCTTTAGTGTAGTTACTGCTCCTGTAAGAACATCGATTTCCCCCTGTGTTTTTTAGAACAAGAATTGAATAGGAAATGAGAGACATATCGCAATATCAACCATAGAAAATCCAACTATAATTATAGTACACTTGTGCGATTAAAGTTTACCATAAAATTTGGTGCACCTCACttattttttcgagaatacaccatgGAAAGGTGTATCAATCAAAGTTATCGCTACCGGGGGGGCAGCTCCCCACACACACGCCTACTCTCCGTGCTGCCACGGTACAACGGTCGGATCAagaaaataaagagcatgccacgGAAAAGGTTGGCTAGACGCCACCGCTCGAACTCCTCCCGCACCTTGTCCCTGATGGTGGAATATGAAGCCACCGCTCCGTTGAAGACCACGTCATTCATGTGCCTCCAGATGGACCAGAATATCAGGATGATGGCAGTCCGTCCACCACTCCAGCAGATCGGTGTCTTGTTCCGGGAGCCACTCCACCTTGCCCCAGCACCGAAGGGCCCAAGCCCAAACCTCCCACGCAACCACGCAGCCCAGCAACAAGTGCTGCAAGGTCTCCAGCTCCTGATCACAAAGCGGGCAGGCCGACGGACACGGCAAGCCACGACGTCGAAGCCTGTCCGCCGTCCAACAACGGTTCTTCGCGGCAAGCCATGCGAAGAACTTGCAACTATACGGAGGCCTAGAGCGCCAGATCTCCTCTGAGACAGAGGCCCTCACCTGGCCCACAAAGAAAGCTCTGTACGCCGATTTGGTGGAGTAAACGCCATCGGCCGACCAGCACGTCCGCCCGCTCCGGGTCCAGCTGGACATTCGTCAGCTGCCACAGCAAGAAGAACTTCGGGAGGGCCACCTCGTCCATGTCTGGTCCGCAGCCATTGGCCGACCAGGCCCTCTCTCACCGAGCAAGCAGTGGCCCTCATACGGGAGACCATCTTGACCACATTCGCCGCAATCTCCGCCACTTTAGAGCCATCCAGCCACCGATCAGTCCAGAATCGAGCCCATAGCAGGTGGCCGCGTCAAAGATAGCGGAGGGAGCTGAATGTTAAACTCCGCCCAAGCCTTAGAGGGGTCCACCT contains:
- the LOC124702864 gene encoding L-type lectin-domain containing receptor kinase SIT2-like, with product MSPMERTLFLLHAIPFLVLLHLAASTTSNDQFVFNGFAGVNLTLDGNAMITPDGLLELTNDTVNLGHAFYPTPLNLQKLPNGTVQSFSLSFVFAILSVHNGISADGMAFFIAPTKNLSNTWAQYMGLLNSGNNGNESNHMFAVELDTTQNQEFQDIDNNHVGINFNSLSSLQAYPAGYYDDKAAGSFNNLTLISGKAMQVWADYDGESTQINVFLAPMGWTKPVRPLLASSYNLSTILRDPSYIGFSATTGAISTIHCVLGWSFAIDGPAPAIDIAKLPKLPRIGPKPRSKVLEITLPIASATFVLAVGVVIIVFVRKRFRYRELREDWEIDFGPHRFSFKDLFHATEGFREKNLLGVGGFGKVYKGMLPKSKLEVAVKRVSHESRQGMKEFIAEVVSIGRLRHRNLVPLLGYCRRKGELLLVYDYMSNGSLNQYLYCEDGRASLNWEQRLHIIKGIAFGLVYLHEEWEKVVIHRDVKPSNVLLDSEMNGRLGDFGLSRLYDHGTDPQTTHMVGTMGYLAPELVRTGKASALTDVFAFGVFLLEIASGQRPIKQNPFGNQHTLVDWVIER